A stretch of Dehalococcoidia bacterium DNA encodes these proteins:
- the porA gene encoding pyruvate ferredoxin oxidoreductase produces the protein MTLKASERRRARSATGRAVAINGATLVAHAMRQIHPDVVACYPITPQTIITETFSEFVANGLVQTEFVAVESEHAAMSVCIGSAAAGARTQTATSGPGLALMWELLWVASGSRLPIVMHLCTRALSAPLNILCDHSDVMGARDTGWPILFSEDGQEAYDNAIQAVRVAEHPDVLLPVISTQDGFTITHGIERAEILDDASVRSFVGEYSPHRPLLDVEHPTTYGAWDYHDFYFEHKRQQADAMEKALGVIEAVGQEFGKLSGRSYGLVQPYRLDDAEFAVVVLGSAAGTLRSVVDDLRSRGVKAGMLRVRVLRPFPTKAVAEALAGVKVAAVLDRALAFGAPGGPLFEDVCVALTTNGVGPRLVNYVYGLGGRDTLPAQFLQAFEDIRRIAKGASAQPVVRYLGLRES, from the coding sequence ATGACCCTCAAGGCAAGTGAGCGCCGCAGGGCCCGTTCCGCCACGGGCCGCGCCGTCGCCATCAACGGGGCGACGCTGGTGGCGCATGCCATGCGTCAGATCCATCCCGACGTGGTCGCCTGCTATCCCATCACGCCGCAGACCATCATCACGGAGACGTTCAGCGAGTTTGTGGCGAACGGGCTGGTGCAGACGGAGTTCGTGGCGGTGGAGAGCGAGCATGCCGCCATGAGCGTGTGCATCGGCTCGGCGGCGGCGGGCGCCAGGACGCAGACCGCCACATCAGGGCCGGGCCTGGCGCTCATGTGGGAGCTGCTCTGGGTGGCCTCGGGAAGCCGCCTGCCCATCGTCATGCACCTGTGCACCCGCGCCCTGAGCGCGCCGCTGAACATCCTCTGCGACCATAGCGACGTGATGGGCGCGCGGGACACGGGCTGGCCCATCCTCTTCAGCGAGGACGGACAGGAAGCCTACGACAACGCCATCCAGGCGGTGCGCGTCGCCGAGCACCCGGACGTGCTGCTGCCTGTCATCAGCACGCAGGACGGCTTCACCATCACCCACGGCATCGAGCGCGCGGAGATCCTGGATGACGCTTCGGTCCGCTCCTTTGTCGGCGAGTATTCTCCGCATCGTCCTCTCCTGGACGTGGAGCATCCGACGACCTACGGAGCGTGGGACTATCACGACTTCTATTTCGAGCACAAGCGCCAGCAGGCCGACGCCATGGAGAAGGCGCTGGGTGTCATAGAGGCGGTGGGGCAGGAGTTCGGGAAGCTGAGCGGGCGCTCCTATGGCCTGGTCCAGCCCTACCGGCTGGACGACGCGGAGTTCGCAGTGGTGGTGCTGGGGTCGGCGGCGGGCACTCTGCGGTCGGTGGTGGACGATCTGCGCTCTCGCGGGGTCAAGGCGGGCATGCTCCGGGTGCGCGTCCTTCGACCGTTCCCGACGAAGGCGGTGGCGGAGGCGCTGGCTGGAGTCAAGGTGGCGGCGGTCCTGGACAGGGCGCTCGCCTTTGGCGCGCCAGGCGGGCCGCTCTTTGAGGACGTGTGCGTGGCCCTGACGACGAATGGCGTCGGCCCGCGCCTGGTCAACTACGTGTACGGACTTGGAGGCCGGGACACCCTGCCGGCGCAATTCCTGCAGGCGTTTGAAGACATCCGGCGCATCGCCAAGGGGGCCAGCGCTCAGCCGGTCGTGCGCTACCTGGGCCTGCGCGAGAGCTAG
- a CDS encoding thiamine pyrophosphate-dependent enzyme produces MVKTLREMTEQAEGLSSGHSLCAGCAESIIVRQVLHAVGQPVVVACATGCLEIATSRFPTTAWNVPWIHSAFENAASTISGVEAAYRALVRKGRMPEKNIKFVAFGGDGATYDIGLQWLSGALERGHRFIYICLNNEGYMNTGIQRSGATIQGTWTTTTPAGKVVPGKPEWRKDLTAIIAAHHIPYVAQAAAHAWKDLETKVEKAAAVDGPAFINVLSPCTRGWRYDPSKTMEISKLAVETRLWPLFEVENGVWRLTYKSTAPKPVTDWLKSQDRFGHLLRPENEHVVESIQRNVDREWAWLQRQCSLATVTA; encoded by the coding sequence ATGGTCAAGACGCTACGCGAGATGACGGAGCAGGCGGAGGGCCTCTCCTCCGGACACTCTTTGTGCGCTGGGTGCGCGGAGTCCATCATCGTCCGGCAGGTTCTGCACGCCGTCGGCCAGCCGGTGGTCGTCGCGTGCGCCACGGGCTGCCTGGAGATCGCCACGAGCCGCTTTCCCACCACCGCGTGGAATGTTCCCTGGATACACAGCGCCTTCGAGAACGCCGCGTCCACCATCAGCGGCGTCGAGGCGGCGTACCGCGCGCTGGTGCGCAAGGGGCGCATGCCTGAAAAGAACATCAAGTTCGTCGCCTTCGGAGGCGACGGCGCGACGTATGACATCGGCCTGCAGTGGCTGAGCGGAGCGCTGGAGCGGGGGCACCGCTTCATCTACATCTGCCTCAACAATGAAGGCTACATGAACACGGGCATTCAGCGGAGCGGCGCCACCATCCAGGGGACGTGGACGACGACCACGCCCGCGGGCAAGGTGGTGCCCGGCAAACCCGAATGGCGCAAGGACCTCACCGCCATCATCGCCGCGCACCACATCCCGTACGTGGCGCAGGCGGCCGCCCATGCGTGGAAGGACCTGGAGACGAAGGTGGAGAAGGCGGCTGCGGTGGACGGCCCCGCGTTCATCAACGTTCTCTCACCGTGCACCCGCGGCTGGCGCTACGACCCCAGCAAGACGATGGAGATTTCCAAGCTGGCGGTCGAGACGCGCCTCTGGCCCCTTTTTGAGGTGGAGAACGGCGTCTGGCGGCTCACCTACAAGTCCACGGCCCCCAAGCCGGTCACCGACTGGCTCAAGTCGCAGGACCGGTTCGGCCACCTGCTGCGCCCGGAGAACGAGCACGTGGTGGAGTCCATTCAGCGCAACGTTGACAGGGAGTGGGCGTGGCTCCAGCGCCAGTGCAGCCTGGCCACCGTTACTGCTTAG
- the cofC gene encoding 2-phospho-L-lactate guanylyltransferase: MIWAVVPVKDLAGAKNRLSDVLSPDERHALAVAMLHDVLDALANTPALDGIAVITRDPEAEALAQAVGAQIWREERNSGESAAVEFAARQCVQRSIPAMLVIPGDAPLVRPEDVQSVLAADSGQPGLVLVSSRDGTGSNAVLRRPPDAIGSHFGATSFREHQEEAAACGIPVRTVRNFRLELDVDTPDDLGLFVAYENVPSLRPRRTTRAYAALERLGLAKRLAELPFSLRAKQ; this comes from the coding sequence ATGATCTGGGCCGTGGTGCCGGTCAAGGACCTGGCGGGCGCAAAGAACCGCCTGTCCGACGTGCTGTCGCCCGACGAGCGGCATGCACTGGCCGTCGCCATGCTGCACGACGTGCTGGACGCGCTGGCGAACACGCCGGCGCTCGACGGCATCGCCGTCATCACCCGCGACCCTGAGGCGGAGGCACTGGCCCAGGCAGTCGGGGCGCAGATCTGGCGGGAGGAGCGCAACAGCGGCGAGAGCGCGGCGGTGGAGTTCGCGGCGCGGCAGTGCGTTCAGCGGAGCATTCCGGCCATGCTGGTGATCCCGGGCGACGCGCCGCTTGTCCGGCCCGAGGATGTCCAGTCAGTGCTGGCCGCCGACTCAGGCCAGCCGGGGCTGGTGCTGGTGTCCTCGCGGGACGGCACGGGGTCCAACGCCGTGCTCCGGCGCCCGCCGGACGCCATCGGGTCGCACTTCGGCGCGACCAGCTTCCGCGAGCACCAGGAAGAGGCTGCCGCGTGCGGCATACCCGTCAGGACAGTGCGCAATTTCCGGCTGGAGCTGGACGTGGACACGCCTGACGACCTGGGGCTGTTCGTGGCGTATGAGAACGTCCCGTCGTTGCGACCGAGGCGGACAACGCGGGCCTACGCCGCGCTGGAGCGCCTTGGCCTGGCCAAGAGACTGGCGGAGCTGCCCTTCTCCCTGCGCGCTAAGCAGTAG
- the cofD gene encoding 2-phospho-L-lactate transferase has translation MLVALAGGVGAARFLRGLLRRVKAEDLVVIVNTGDDAVFHGLHVSPDIDTIIYTLAGAVDDEKGYGLKGDTFHVLRALGRLGHQKWFALGDSDFATHIHRTMLLGRGHALSEVTFALCEAWGLAVRVLPMTDSPVETRVVTERGDMHLQEFLARDHAEGAIQRVYVHGIEGAHAGPSVIEAILAAQGIVVCPSNPIISIGPILSVPGVREALRLTDAPVVGVSPIVAGAAVKGPSVPMLTAQGVEPSAYGVAHLYSDFLDGFVIDQRDAALEERIAELGVRTAITDTMMPTPEDAARVADAVLGLLAQARDT, from the coding sequence ATGCTCGTTGCACTTGCGGGCGGCGTGGGCGCCGCCCGGTTCCTGCGGGGCCTGCTCCGCCGCGTCAAGGCGGAAGACCTGGTGGTCATCGTCAACACCGGCGACGACGCCGTCTTCCACGGCCTGCACGTCTCTCCCGACATTGACACGATCATCTACACCCTGGCGGGCGCCGTGGACGACGAGAAGGGCTACGGACTGAAGGGCGACACCTTTCACGTCCTGCGCGCCCTGGGCCGCCTGGGGCACCAGAAGTGGTTCGCTCTCGGCGACAGCGACTTCGCCACGCACATCCACAGGACCATGCTGCTGGGCCGCGGCCATGCCCTCTCCGAGGTCACCTTCGCGCTGTGCGAGGCGTGGGGCCTCGCCGTCCGCGTCCTGCCCATGACCGACAGCCCGGTCGAGACGCGCGTGGTGACGGAGCGCGGCGACATGCACCTCCAGGAGTTCCTGGCCCGCGACCACGCCGAGGGCGCCATCCAGCGCGTCTATGTGCACGGCATCGAGGGCGCGCACGCCGGCCCCAGCGTCATCGAGGCCATCCTTGCCGCGCAGGGAATCGTCGTCTGCCCCAGCAACCCGATCATCAGCATCGGCCCCATCCTGAGCGTGCCGGGCGTCCGGGAAGCGCTGCGGCTGACGGACGCGCCGGTGGTGGGAGTCAGCCCCATCGTGGCGGGCGCGGCGGTGAAAGGCCCCTCGGTGCCCATGCTGACGGCGCAGGGCGTCGAGCCGTCGGCGTACGGGGTCGCGCACCTGTACAGCGACTTCCTGGACGGGTTCGTCATTGACCAGCGCGACGCCGCCCTGGAAGAGCGCATCGCGGAGTTGGGCGTGCGCACCGCCATCACGGACACCATGATGCCCACGCCGGAGGACGCGGCGCGCGTCGCGGACGCGGTGCTGGGCCTGCTGGCCCAGGCGCGAGACACATGA
- a CDS encoding pyridoxamine 5'-phosphate oxidase family protein, which translates to MAITLDSQEIEAFFQQKKTLVLTTLRKDGSPVSVPMWFIYQDGCIHMHSLKSGAKVRNALREPRVCVVVEAGDAWKELKGVAIQGRCSVIEDPEQIACFDAAYNRKYAGLKRPEHLLPERIRNHYAGPWVILKVTPDKVRTWDNSKIRLAPDGSGR; encoded by the coding sequence ATGGCGATTACACTGGACTCCCAGGAGATAGAGGCATTCTTTCAGCAGAAGAAGACCCTTGTGCTGACCACCCTGCGTAAGGACGGCTCCCCCGTCTCCGTCCCCATGTGGTTTATCTACCAGGACGGCTGCATTCACATGCACTCGCTGAAGTCCGGCGCCAAAGTGCGCAACGCCCTGAGGGAACCGCGCGTCTGCGTTGTCGTAGAAGCCGGAGACGCGTGGAAGGAACTGAAGGGGGTGGCCATCCAGGGACGGTGCAGCGTCATTGAAGACCCTGAGCAGATAGCATGCTTTGACGCCGCCTACAACCGCAAGTACGCCGGACTGAAGCGCCCCGAACATCTCCTCCCTGAGCGAATCAGAAACCACTACGCGGGCCCCTGGGTCATCTTGAAGGTGACGCCGGACAAGGTGCGCACCTGGGACAACAGCAAAATCCGCCTGGCCCCCGATGGATCGGGGCGCTAG
- the npdG gene encoding NADPH-dependent F420 reductase translates to MLAFLGGTGPEGLGLAARFALAGYEVVIGSRSEERAREAAEKVRKLVPKAKVRGDGNEGAARKGDIVFICVPFEGHKALLESLRGELKYKLVIDVAVPLAFEKGKGACAVPVPEGSAAEQAQALLPRARVIGAFHNLSAKELQDVGHPIPCDVLVCGDDEESKKQVMAMAQQMTGIRAVDAGRLSSARYVENLTVMLLSINRIYKAQAGIKIVGI, encoded by the coding sequence ATGCTTGCCTTTCTCGGAGGGACCGGCCCGGAGGGTCTGGGACTGGCCGCCCGCTTTGCGCTCGCCGGCTACGAGGTCGTTATCGGCTCGCGCTCGGAGGAGCGCGCGCGGGAGGCGGCAGAGAAGGTGCGGAAGCTCGTCCCGAAAGCCAAGGTGCGCGGCGACGGCAACGAGGGGGCGGCCCGCAAGGGCGACATCGTGTTCATCTGTGTCCCCTTTGAGGGGCATAAGGCCTTGCTGGAGTCCCTGCGCGGTGAGTTGAAGTACAAGCTGGTCATTGACGTGGCTGTGCCGCTCGCTTTCGAGAAGGGCAAGGGCGCCTGCGCCGTCCCCGTCCCGGAAGGTTCCGCCGCCGAGCAGGCCCAGGCGCTGCTGCCGCGCGCCCGAGTCATAGGCGCGTTCCACAACCTTTCGGCCAAAGAGCTGCAAGACGTGGGGCATCCCATCCCGTGCGACGTGCTGGTGTGCGGCGACGACGAGGAGTCAAAGAAACAGGTGATGGCGATGGCGCAGCAGATGACGGGCATCCGCGCGGTGGACGCCGGACGTCTGTCTAGCGCGCGGTACGTCGAGAACTTGACCGTCATGCTCCTCTCCATCAACCGGATATACAAGGCCCAGGCGGGCATCAAGATTGTAGGTATCTAA
- a CDS encoding CaiB/BaiF CoA-transferase family protein: MTLPLDGVRLIDMTKNGPGLYAAMLLADMGADVIKVEEVGEPTGRRAEQAKGAASLQTTMGRCPRDSEFYAPNRNKRSICLNLKDPAARDVFLRLAKTSDVVLEGFRPGVTKRLGIGYEALSQLNPRIIYCALTGYGQDGPYRDLVGHDLNYISFGGALAITGKPDEAPTMPGFQLGDFGGGGLHAVIGILLALMARERTGRGQVVDIAMTDGVISFLSTIVSDYLWGKRVMVRGGENLNGGAPFYNVYECKDGKYLSLGIAEPWFFANLCRELGHEEFIPLQHTTGEPREKIFQTFRQIFKTKTRDEWFNQLSKIDTCVGKVYTMDELASDPHIRHRKMLTEFHDPKLGAVPQVGVGIKLSDTPGSIRSIAPKQGQHTEEVLRSLKYTPEQIAAMRQGGAVK; this comes from the coding sequence ATGACTTTGCCTTTGGACGGCGTTCGCCTCATTGACATGACCAAGAACGGGCCCGGTCTGTACGCCGCCATGCTCCTCGCGGACATGGGCGCCGACGTCATCAAGGTGGAGGAGGTGGGCGAACCCACGGGGCGCCGCGCCGAGCAGGCCAAGGGCGCCGCCTCTCTGCAGACCACGATGGGCCGCTGTCCCCGGGACTCGGAGTTCTACGCGCCCAACCGGAACAAGCGCAGCATTTGCCTGAACCTCAAGGACCCGGCGGCGCGGGACGTCTTCCTTCGTCTGGCGAAGACCAGCGACGTGGTGCTGGAGGGCTTTCGCCCCGGCGTCACCAAGCGGCTGGGCATCGGCTATGAGGCGCTGAGCCAGCTCAATCCGCGCATCATCTACTGCGCTCTCACGGGCTATGGCCAGGACGGCCCCTACCGTGACCTGGTGGGCCATGACCTGAACTATATCTCCTTCGGGGGCGCGCTTGCCATTACGGGCAAGCCGGACGAGGCGCCCACGATGCCGGGCTTTCAGTTGGGCGATTTCGGCGGGGGTGGCCTGCACGCCGTCATTGGCATTCTGCTGGCCCTCATGGCGCGGGAGCGCACCGGACGGGGCCAGGTGGTGGACATCGCCATGACGGACGGGGTCATCTCGTTCCTGAGCACGATTGTCTCCGACTACCTGTGGGGCAAGCGTGTCATGGTGCGTGGTGGAGAGAACCTGAACGGCGGCGCGCCCTTCTACAACGTGTACGAGTGCAAGGACGGCAAGTACCTGTCTCTGGGCATCGCCGAGCCGTGGTTCTTCGCCAACCTCTGCCGCGAACTGGGCCACGAGGAGTTTATCCCGCTTCAGCATACAACCGGCGAGCCGCGGGAGAAGATATTCCAGACCTTCCGCCAGATATTCAAGACAAAGACGCGGGACGAATGGTTCAACCAGCTATCGAAGATTGACACATGCGTGGGCAAGGTCTACACCATGGACGAGCTTGCGTCCGACCCGCACATACGGCATCGAAAGATGCTAACCGAGTTCCATGACCCCAAGCTGGGCGCTGTCCCACAGGTGGGCGTCGGCATCAAGCTGTCGGACACGCCGGGCAGCATCCGCAGCATCGCACCCAAGCAGGGCCAGCACACCGAGGAGGTCCTGCGCAGCCTGAAGTACACGCCCGAGCAAATAGCGGCAATGCGCCAGGGGGGCGCCGTCAAGTAA
- a CDS encoding ABC transporter permease — protein MEQSGVTSRDVLVMRRPVPSATVRSWRWTMSFIRNKPLGAIGGIIVVFLILVAVLAPILTPYDPIQVRADWRLFPPETAHPFGADEQGRDVLSRVLFGARVSLYVALGTVVINTIIASAVGILSGYLGGTFDSLTQRIVDAIMAFPFLILMLTLMMMFGSSMENLFIALGFVLGVKNARVVRAAVLSLKENAYIDAARAIGSSGMRIMVHHLLPNTFAPLIVIASLTWAQAILAESSLSFLGFGVPPPDPSWGRMISGKGRELMEQAPWIALFPGIALSLTVFGFSMLGDALRDVLDPRLKGSQGST, from the coding sequence ATGGAGCAAAGCGGCGTAACGTCCCGAGACGTCCTGGTGATGCGGCGGCCCGTGCCGTCGGCGACGGTACGCTCGTGGCGGTGGACCATGTCCTTCATCCGGAACAAACCGCTCGGCGCCATCGGCGGCATCATCGTCGTCTTCCTCATCCTCGTCGCTGTCCTCGCGCCTATCCTGACCCCCTACGACCCCATTCAGGTGCGCGCCGACTGGCGTCTGTTTCCGCCCGAAACGGCGCACCCGTTCGGGGCCGACGAGCAGGGCCGCGACGTACTCAGCCGCGTGCTTTTCGGCGCCCGCGTCTCGCTGTATGTGGCCCTGGGCACGGTTGTCATCAACACCATCATCGCCTCAGCCGTCGGCATCCTCAGCGGCTACTTGGGCGGCACGTTCGACTCCCTGACCCAGCGCATCGTTGACGCCATCATGGCGTTCCCCTTCCTCATCCTGATGCTGACGCTGATGATGATGTTCGGCAGCAGCATGGAGAACCTGTTCATCGCCCTGGGCTTTGTCCTGGGCGTGAAGAACGCCCGCGTCGTGCGCGCGGCGGTCCTGAGCCTGAAGGAGAACGCCTACATAGACGCCGCCCGGGCCATCGGCAGCTCCGGCATGCGCATCATGGTGCACCACCTCCTGCCCAACACCTTCGCGCCCCTCATCGTCATCGCCAGCCTGACGTGGGCACAGGCCATCCTGGCCGAGTCCTCACTGAGCTTCCTGGGCTTTGGCGTGCCGCCGCCCGACCCGTCCTGGGGCCGGATGATCAGCGGCAAGGGCCGCGAGCTGATGGAGCAGGCCCCGTGGATAGCCCTTTTCCCGGGCATCGCCCTCAGCCTGACCGTCTTCGGCTTCAGCATGCTGGGCGACGCCCTGCGGGATGTCCTGGACCCGCGACTCAAAGGCTCCCAAGGCTCCACCTGA
- a CDS encoding ABC transporter permease: protein MQQYLLRRLLLLVPTIILISILVFSFVRFLPGSVVSILVGDAGASQEEIQKELHRLGLDQPIHLQYVVWFGNVLQGDLGRSLSSNRPVIKDLEQRIPVTVELVLMSLVVALLIGVPIGTISAIRQDSWADYLTRSFAIGGLAIPSFWLATMAIFMFTIAFGWIPPLRYESVLDAPWENFQQFIFPAVILGLYTGAIVMRMMRTSLLEVLRQDYIRTAWSKGLRERTVLVRHALKNSLIPVVTILGIEIASLVGRAVVVEPIFALPGLGHYIYTVILARDYPAVQAVNLLLATFTVGINLAVDMSLAYFDPRIRYK from the coding sequence ATGCAACAGTACTTGCTCCGCCGGCTGCTGCTCCTCGTGCCAACGATCATCCTGATCAGCATCCTGGTTTTCTCGTTTGTCCGCTTCCTTCCGGGCAGCGTGGTCTCCATCCTCGTCGGCGACGCAGGCGCAAGCCAGGAGGAGATACAAAAGGAGCTGCACCGCCTGGGGCTGGACCAACCTATTCATCTCCAGTACGTCGTCTGGTTCGGCAACGTCCTGCAGGGCGACCTGGGCAGGTCTCTGTCCAGCAACCGTCCCGTTATCAAGGACCTGGAGCAGCGCATACCGGTCACCGTCGAGCTTGTGCTCATGAGCCTCGTGGTGGCCCTGCTCATTGGCGTGCCCATCGGCACCATCTCCGCCATCCGGCAGGACTCCTGGGCGGACTACCTCACACGCAGCTTCGCCATTGGCGGCCTGGCCATACCCTCCTTCTGGCTCGCCACCATGGCCATCTTTATGTTCACCATTGCCTTCGGCTGGATACCGCCACTCCGCTACGAAAGCGTCTTGGACGCGCCTTGGGAGAACTTCCAGCAGTTCATCTTCCCAGCGGTTATCCTTGGCCTCTACACCGGCGCCATCGTCATGCGCATGATGCGCACCAGCCTCCTGGAGGTGCTCCGCCAGGACTACATTCGGACGGCGTGGTCCAAGGGACTGAGGGAGCGGACAGTGCTCGTGCGCCACGCGTTGAAGAACAGCCTCATCCCCGTCGTGACCATCCTGGGCATTGAGATAGCGTCTCTCGTCGGGCGCGCCGTCGTCGTCGAGCCTATCTTCGCGCTGCCAGGGCTGGGGCACTATATCTACACCGTGATCCTTGCGCGCGACTACCCGGCGGTCCAGGCGGTCAACCTGCTGCTGGCTACGTTCACCGTGGGCATCAACCTCGCGGTGGACATGTCGCTGGCCTACTTCGACCCGCGCATCCGCTATAAGTAG